A window from Sphingobacterium hotanense encodes these proteins:
- a CDS encoding TonB-dependent receptor has protein sequence MLKKVWATVAFCHLIMLGFAQHALTVKVSNKDQEPLAGATVKLASETGKTDQNGLFVFSNLATKNYLLQVTFLGYQNYSIQINPSEQTSLNVQLKESSFVTEEVFVTATRAKENAATTYKNIDKEEIRKNNLGQDIPFLINQTPGVVVSSDAGAGIGYTSMTVRGSDNERINITLNGIPLNDAESMGSFFVNLPDFASSVQSIQVQRGIGTSTNGAGAFGASLNIQTDALEVEPYAELNNSIGSYNSWKNTLKVGSGLINNKYAFNARLSRVASDGYINRASSDLKSFYVDGGLYTDKHILKATVFSGKEKTYQSWYGTPEPLITGDYSRLNEYAAAMELYSPEEVNRLKEEGRKFNYYTYDNQTDNYTQTHAHLQYTFEASDKLNLNAALHYTRGAGFYEEFRPNDKMIRYGMDTLFHGQDTISRSDLIRRRWLDNHFYGATYSANYRANSNLSFIFGGAYNQYRGKHYGEVIWARYASDSNLGDRYYYNEADKNDFNFFVKADYRLDDWLFNVDLQYRNIYYLGEGDDDKVKHLYFKDKLNFFNPKVGATYFINSNSNLYASYAFASKEPKRSDYVENPLNEFPKPEQMQNVEAGYRFRDQQFNIGANVYGMFYKNQLIPTGALNDVGAALRQNVEDSYRIGFELDAAWNINSQFVWGVTAALSQNKIKNFTEKILVYDNENDWNYVGEEEIFYKSTTIAKSPAAVLSNIFTYKPTDALSFSLLSKYVSRLYLDNSGAKERSIDPSFVNNIQGIYSFSALGIERIDLNLTVNNIFNSKYETTGYTWGQKFESKGTRDYYNFYYPQAETNFMLGLNIRF, from the coding sequence ATGTTAAAAAAGGTATGGGCGACAGTTGCCTTTTGCCACCTGATCATGTTGGGTTTTGCGCAACATGCATTGACAGTAAAAGTCAGTAACAAAGACCAAGAACCACTAGCGGGAGCTACGGTAAAATTAGCTTCGGAAACGGGTAAAACAGACCAAAATGGGCTGTTTGTTTTTAGTAATTTAGCTACAAAAAATTATTTATTACAGGTAACATTTCTTGGATATCAAAATTATTCTATACAGATTAATCCAAGCGAGCAAACCAGTTTGAATGTTCAACTAAAAGAAAGTTCATTCGTAACTGAGGAGGTTTTCGTAACGGCAACTCGCGCAAAAGAAAACGCAGCAACAACTTATAAGAACATTGATAAGGAAGAAATCCGCAAGAACAACTTGGGCCAGGATATTCCTTTCCTGATCAATCAAACTCCGGGGGTTGTTGTTAGCTCAGACGCGGGCGCTGGAATTGGCTATACGAGCATGACGGTACGTGGATCGGACAACGAACGTATCAATATCACCCTAAACGGTATACCCTTAAATGATGCAGAGAGCATGGGCAGTTTCTTTGTGAATCTTCCGGATTTTGCTTCTTCTGTGCAAAGTATCCAGGTACAGCGTGGTATCGGTACTTCCACCAATGGAGCAGGCGCCTTCGGTGCTTCTCTAAATATTCAGACGGATGCGCTTGAAGTGGAGCCATATGCGGAATTGAATAACTCCATCGGGTCGTACAACTCCTGGAAGAACACTTTAAAAGTAGGTTCGGGATTAATTAATAATAAATATGCTTTCAATGCAAGATTATCTCGCGTAGCGTCTGACGGCTATATAAATCGGGCAAGCTCAGATTTAAAGTCTTTCTATGTTGATGGAGGATTGTACACCGACAAGCACATTCTAAAAGCCACAGTTTTTTCTGGAAAAGAAAAGACCTATCAGTCATGGTATGGTACGCCGGAGCCTTTGATTACCGGAGACTACAGTAGACTGAACGAATATGCTGCGGCGATGGAATTGTACAGCCCCGAAGAAGTCAACCGTTTGAAAGAGGAAGGCCGAAAGTTTAATTATTATACGTATGACAATCAAACCGATAATTACACGCAAACGCATGCCCATTTGCAATACACGTTTGAAGCGAGCGACAAACTGAATCTCAATGCAGCGTTGCATTATACGCGTGGCGCAGGCTTCTATGAGGAATTCCGTCCGAACGATAAAATGATTCGTTACGGCATGGACACGCTCTTTCATGGGCAAGATACGATCAGCCGATCAGACCTCATTCGCCGTCGCTGGTTAGACAATCACTTCTATGGGGCGACCTATTCTGCAAACTACAGAGCGAACAGCAACCTGAGTTTCATCTTTGGCGGTGCATATAATCAATATCGAGGGAAGCATTATGGCGAGGTTATTTGGGCGCGGTATGCATCAGACAGTAATTTAGGCGATCGTTATTATTACAATGAGGCCGATAAAAACGACTTCAATTTCTTTGTGAAGGCCGATTATCGATTGGATGATTGGTTGTTTAACGTGGATTTGCAGTACAGAAATATTTACTACTTAGGAGAAGGGGACGATGATAAAGTAAAACATCTTTATTTCAAAGACAAGCTCAACTTCTTTAATCCGAAGGTTGGAGCGACCTACTTCATCAATTCGAACAGTAATCTTTATGCATCCTATGCTTTTGCGAGCAAAGAGCCAAAGCGTTCGGACTACGTAGAGAACCCATTGAATGAATTCCCGAAGCCGGAACAAATGCAGAATGTAGAGGCGGGTTATCGCTTTAGAGATCAGCAGTTCAATATTGGCGCGAATGTATATGGGATGTTTTACAAGAATCAGTTGATTCCTACTGGAGCACTTAATGATGTCGGAGCGGCATTGCGCCAGAACGTGGAGGATAGTTATCGGATTGGTTTTGAATTGGATGCTGCCTGGAATATTAATTCACAGTTCGTTTGGGGAGTGACCGCAGCATTGAGTCAGAATAAGATCAAGAACTTCACGGAGAAAATTCTGGTCTATGATAATGAGAACGATTGGAATTATGTCGGCGAGGAAGAGATTTTCTATAAATCGACTACAATTGCGAAGTCACCTGCAGCTGTTCTATCGAATATCTTCACATACAAACCTACGGATGCTTTATCTTTTAGTTTGTTGAGCAAATATGTTTCTAGACTCTACTTGGACAATAGCGGAGCAAAGGAACGTAGTATCGATCCTTCCTTTGTGAACAATATTCAGGGTATTTATAGCTTTTCAGCATTAGGAATCGAGCGTATCGACTTGAATTTGACGGTGAACAACATCTTCAACAGCAAGTACGAGACAACTGGTTACACTTGGGGGCAGAAGTTTGAAAGCAAAGGAACGCGAGATTACTATAATTTTTACTACCCACAGGCAGAGACTAATTTTATGTTAGGATTGAATATTAGGTTCTAA
- a CDS encoding amidohydrolase family protein → MKYYAADIVFPVTGPAIKKGIVAMDDHGTIKGIYNQGEVDDSKVEFLKGALIPGFVNAHCHLELSHMEGVVPQHTGLPQFLMKVMTERGAKDKAVDEAMKAADKAMYENGIQAVGDHANSSLSAKVKENSPMLYHTFVEVMALSNDDVEARIDQAKEIEFHFDYKRSSITPHAPYSCSKTLFKTFKKAVGEDNIISIHNQESDEENKLFRYNKGEFLDFYEKMKLSVDGFRAQARNSLQSFLPYIPTKNKLILVHNTYTSIKDLDFVDRMGRKVYFCLCPKANLYIENKLPKVENFLLGGHEIVIGTDSLASNTSLDILDELKVLHAEYPHLDFNETIKWATINGAKALNIDHELGSLEEGKKPGLVLLEGMESFKLDQKIKVKRIR, encoded by the coding sequence ATGAAGTATTATGCTGCTGATATTGTATTTCCAGTAACTGGCCCTGCAATAAAAAAAGGGATCGTAGCAATGGACGACCATGGAACTATTAAAGGGATTTACAACCAAGGTGAAGTCGACGATTCAAAAGTAGAATTTCTGAAAGGAGCCCTAATTCCTGGCTTCGTAAATGCACACTGTCATCTTGAACTTTCGCATATGGAAGGCGTTGTCCCGCAACACACCGGATTACCACAGTTCTTAATGAAGGTAATGACCGAACGTGGGGCGAAAGATAAGGCCGTTGACGAGGCTATGAAAGCTGCGGATAAAGCGATGTATGAAAATGGAATACAAGCTGTGGGTGACCACGCGAACTCCTCACTATCCGCTAAAGTGAAAGAAAATAGTCCGATGCTGTATCATACTTTTGTCGAGGTGATGGCATTATCTAATGACGATGTAGAGGCGCGGATTGATCAAGCAAAAGAAATTGAATTCCATTTCGATTACAAAAGATCTTCTATTACGCCGCATGCACCGTACTCATGCTCAAAAACCTTATTCAAAACCTTTAAGAAAGCCGTTGGAGAAGATAATATCATCAGTATTCATAATCAAGAAAGTGATGAGGAAAACAAACTTTTTAGATATAATAAAGGCGAATTCCTAGACTTCTATGAGAAAATGAAACTTTCTGTGGATGGTTTCCGTGCGCAAGCTAGAAACTCGCTGCAGTCTTTCTTACCATATATTCCAACAAAGAATAAACTAATCTTAGTTCACAATACATACACTTCCATCAAAGATTTAGACTTCGTTGATCGCATGGGCAGAAAGGTATATTTCTGTTTGTGTCCAAAAGCAAATCTATACATCGAGAACAAGCTTCCTAAAGTGGAAAACTTCCTATTGGGAGGTCATGAAATCGTAATTGGTACGGATAGTTTGGCATCCAACACATCGTTAGATATATTGGATGAACTAAAAGTACTTCATGCGGAATATCCACATCTTGATTTTAATGAAACTATCAAATGGGCTACTATTAACGGTGCGAAAGCATTGAATATTGACCATGAATTAGGATCCTTAGAGGAAGGTAAAAAACCGGGTCTTGTTCTGTTAGAAGGCATGGAAAGCTTTAAACTAGATCAGAAAATTAAAGTTAAACGAATCCGATAG
- a CDS encoding acylphosphatase: MKHLNVLVKGKVQGVYFRASTKAVADQLGVKGFVLNQPDGTVYLEAEGDAIALDLLLDFCDEGPAEAEVTGVEVTETTELKHFKNFEVIKKIK; the protein is encoded by the coding sequence ATGAAGCATTTGAATGTCTTGGTCAAAGGAAAAGTACAAGGGGTGTACTTTCGTGCCTCTACGAAAGCGGTTGCTGATCAGTTAGGCGTAAAGGGGTTTGTATTAAATCAGCCTGACGGAACCGTCTATTTGGAGGCCGAAGGAGATGCCATCGCCTTAGATTTACTGCTAGACTTTTGTGACGAAGGCCCAGCCGAGGCGGAAGTTACCGGTGTAGAGGTTACTGAGACAACAGAACTGAAACATTTCAAGAACTTCGAAGTCATAAAAAAAATTAAGTAA
- a CDS encoding oligosaccharide flippase family protein, which produces MSVVKKFISDTAIYGLTTILSRMLSFLMTPLLTKKFATAVYGVFTNLYAYASMINAILAFGMETTFFRYLQKVEGDKQKVFDTSFFVTIISSALFVLTVLTFANPIGYWLSNGENVAEYVTFVKYFAVILAADALAVVPFAKLRAEGRPIKYGVIKIANILIYVFFILFFLYFLPYLTAEYTFWKEFASGWFREGWLGNVFIANLIASVVTLVMLIPQMISFRFRVDGALIKQMLSYTFPILIANISFIINENLDKMMLPRLIPGERGDSELGIYGAVAKIAVFLNLFVTAFRLGAEPFFFSYSKNENARKTYAMIMEYFIIAMLVVMVGICANIDWLKHFIPSKEGGEQNYWSGLFIVPVLLLNYVLLGIYMNLSVWYKLSDQTRYALYISGIGALATIILNFALIPTYSYVGAAISTTITYLLMVTLSYVWGQKNYSIPYNVKKIAGYMLLGVALAFAAFHLHFWIGNVLFIVFLSIVAYLEKNMLLKVLRRR; this is translated from the coding sequence GTGTCGGTAGTAAAGAAATTTATAAGCGATACGGCGATATATGGTCTTACCACCATATTATCCCGTATGCTTAGTTTTTTAATGACCCCACTGCTGACAAAGAAGTTCGCGACAGCAGTGTACGGCGTTTTTACCAATCTATATGCCTACGCTTCCATGATCAATGCGATCCTTGCATTTGGAATGGAAACCACCTTTTTCCGCTACCTGCAAAAGGTGGAAGGCGACAAGCAGAAAGTTTTTGATACCAGTTTCTTCGTTACGATAATAAGTAGCGCTTTGTTCGTGCTCACCGTTCTGACCTTTGCCAACCCGATTGGCTATTGGTTGAGCAACGGGGAGAATGTTGCCGAATATGTCACCTTCGTAAAATATTTTGCTGTTATTCTTGCCGCAGACGCGCTTGCCGTGGTGCCCTTTGCTAAACTGCGTGCAGAAGGTAGACCCATCAAATATGGCGTTATTAAGATCGCCAATATCCTGATCTACGTCTTTTTTATCTTGTTTTTCCTCTATTTCTTGCCTTATCTGACAGCGGAATATACCTTTTGGAAGGAGTTTGCTTCGGGTTGGTTTCGAGAAGGATGGCTAGGGAATGTTTTCATAGCAAACCTAATCGCATCCGTAGTTACCCTGGTGATGCTGATACCACAGATGATCAGTTTCAGATTCCGTGTGGATGGCGCGCTCATCAAGCAGATGTTAAGCTATACTTTTCCTATTCTGATTGCGAATATTTCCTTCATCATCAACGAGAATCTAGATAAGATGATGCTGCCCCGTCTTATTCCTGGCGAAAGGGGAGATAGCGAATTGGGTATCTATGGAGCCGTGGCTAAAATTGCTGTATTCTTGAATCTATTTGTAACGGCTTTTCGTTTGGGCGCAGAGCCTTTTTTTTTCAGCTATTCGAAAAACGAAAACGCAAGGAAAACCTATGCCATGATCATGGAATATTTTATTATTGCGATGTTGGTCGTAATGGTTGGTATCTGTGCTAATATTGACTGGTTAAAGCATTTCATTCCGAGCAAAGAAGGCGGTGAGCAAAACTACTGGTCGGGACTGTTTATTGTTCCCGTATTGCTCCTAAACTACGTTTTGTTGGGTATTTACATGAATTTATCCGTATGGTATAAGCTGTCTGATCAGACGAGATATGCGCTTTATATTTCGGGTATCGGCGCATTGGCGACCATTATATTGAACTTTGCCCTAATTCCAACCTACTCTTATGTGGGCGCTGCTATATCTACTACGATTACTTATTTACTGATGGTTACACTTTCCTATGTGTGGGGGCAAAAGAACTACAGTATACCTTATAATGTGAAGAAAATTGCAGGCTATATGCTTTTGGGGGTAGCCTTAGCGTTTGCAGCATTTCATCTGCACTTTTGGATCGGAAACGTCTTGTTTATCGTATTCCTCAGCATAGTAGCCTACTTGGAAAAGAATATGCTGTTGAAAGTGTTGCGCAGAAGGTAA
- the dusB gene encoding tRNA dihydrouridine synthase DusB, translated as MSVKIGEHIDLGEFPLLLAPMEDVSDPPFRFVCKQNGVDMMYTEFISSEGLIRDAAKSRQKLDIFEYERPIGIQIFGSDIEHMRQSAEICSAANPDLIDINYGCPVKNVACRGAGASLLQDIDKMVAMTKAVVEATHLPVTVKTRLGWDDSTKNVYEVAERLQDIGIKALSIHGRTRAQMYKGQADWSMIRDVKRNPRIKIPIFGNGDVDSVDKAAAWRQEYEVDGIMIGRASIGYPWIFREVKHFFETGERLDGPTVAERVEVCRTHLTKSIEWKGDKTGIFEMRRHYANYFKGIPNFKEYRMRLVELMKYDEIIEVLEEIKHNFAEEVA; from the coding sequence ATGTCAGTAAAGATTGGTGAACATATTGATTTAGGGGAGTTTCCATTGTTGCTAGCTCCGATGGAAGATGTGAGTGATCCACCGTTCCGCTTTGTGTGTAAACAAAATGGGGTTGATATGATGTACACGGAATTCATCTCTTCGGAGGGATTGATTCGTGATGCAGCGAAATCGAGACAGAAGTTGGATATTTTCGAGTATGAGCGCCCTATCGGGATTCAGATCTTCGGATCTGATATTGAGCATATGCGTCAATCTGCAGAGATCTGTTCGGCGGCTAATCCGGATTTAATCGATATCAACTATGGATGTCCGGTAAAGAACGTAGCCTGTCGTGGTGCTGGCGCTAGTTTATTGCAAGATATTGATAAGATGGTAGCGATGACCAAAGCAGTTGTTGAGGCTACACATCTTCCCGTTACTGTAAAAACACGCTTAGGTTGGGACGATAGTACAAAGAATGTGTATGAAGTTGCAGAGCGTCTTCAGGATATCGGTATTAAAGCCTTATCTATCCACGGTAGAACGCGCGCGCAGATGTATAAAGGACAGGCAGACTGGTCTATGATTCGCGATGTGAAACGCAATCCGCGCATCAAGATTCCTATTTTCGGGAATGGCGATGTGGATTCAGTCGATAAAGCAGCGGCTTGGCGTCAGGAATACGAGGTGGATGGTATTATGATCGGCCGTGCATCCATTGGTTACCCTTGGATTTTCCGCGAGGTGAAGCACTTTTTCGAAACAGGCGAGCGACTGGATGGACCTACCGTTGCCGAGCGTGTTGAAGTTTGCCGCACGCACTTGACGAAGTCGATCGAATGGAAAGGCGACAAAACGGGCATCTTCGAAATGAGAAGGCATTATGCCAACTATTTCAAAGGCATTCCTAATTTTAAAGAATACAGAATGAGACTGGTGGAGCTGATGAAGTACGATGAAATCATCGAAGTCTTAGAAGAAATAAAGCATAATTTTGCTGAGGAAGTCGCTTAA
- the trpC gene encoding indole-3-glycerol phosphate synthase TrpC, with translation MTILDTIVERKREEVAEAKANVSSEELKSYPLFQRECYNLRESILHPERSGIIAEYKRASPSKGLINGRDSVQEVVKGYQEAGASAISVLTDKDFFQGDLKDLTEAREVLQIPLLRKEFIVDEYQITEAKAYGADIILLIAACLSNEEIVSLSSYAKSLGLNVLLEVHNEEELNKSLFDTIDAIGVNNRNLKDFVVSLDHSYNLVNKIPNRYIKVSESGISDPQTINELKKAGFQAFLIGENFMKTENPMLAIQEFTDKVNKD, from the coding sequence ATGACGATATTAGATACAATAGTTGAACGCAAAAGAGAGGAAGTTGCCGAAGCAAAAGCGAATGTATCCAGCGAAGAGCTAAAATCCTATCCGCTATTTCAAAGAGAATGCTACAACCTTCGCGAGTCTATTTTACACCCAGAGCGATCGGGAATTATTGCCGAATACAAGCGCGCATCCCCATCTAAGGGTTTGATAAACGGGCGCGATTCGGTACAGGAAGTTGTTAAAGGCTACCAAGAAGCTGGAGCATCAGCGATCTCCGTATTAACCGACAAAGATTTCTTTCAAGGCGATCTAAAAGATTTGACGGAAGCACGCGAGGTTCTGCAAATCCCGTTATTGCGCAAGGAATTTATCGTAGACGAATACCAGATTACTGAAGCAAAAGCTTACGGCGCCGATATCATCCTATTGATAGCAGCTTGTTTAAGCAACGAGGAGATCGTAAGCCTCTCCAGCTATGCAAAATCACTCGGTCTAAATGTACTTTTGGAAGTGCATAATGAAGAAGAATTAAACAAAAGTCTATTTGATACGATCGACGCCATTGGCGTAAATAACCGCAATCTGAAAGACTTTGTCGTTTCGCTGGACCACTCCTATAATCTTGTAAACAAAATCCCGAACCGATACATCAAGGTTTCCGAAAGTGGAATTTCAGACCCTCAAACCATCAACGAATTGAAGAAAGCAGGGTTTCAGGCATTTCTGATCGGCGAAAACTTTATGAAAACAGAAAACCCGATGTTGGCTATTCAGGAATTTACAGACAAAGTGAATAAAGACTAG
- a CDS encoding anthranilate synthase component II, with product MSKPVLVIDNYDSFTYNLVHLLQELNTAYVVVRNDKFELADVEQYDKILLSPGPGIPEEAGLLMDVIRTYAPSKSILGICLGQQAIAEVFGGTLYNMPKPLHGVATSIHITDPEEKLFQNFPSDSKIGRYHSWAVEDKTLPESLKITAVDPSGVIMALSHKEYDVRGMQFHPESILTDNGKILIENWLKD from the coding sequence ATGAGCAAGCCAGTTTTAGTAATCGACAATTACGATTCATTCACCTATAATCTCGTTCACCTTCTACAGGAATTGAACACAGCTTACGTGGTCGTTCGCAACGACAAGTTTGAACTTGCAGACGTCGAACAATACGACAAAATATTATTATCGCCTGGGCCGGGCATCCCTGAGGAAGCCGGTCTATTGATGGATGTCATCCGCACCTACGCGCCCAGCAAAAGCATTCTTGGAATTTGCCTAGGGCAGCAGGCCATTGCCGAAGTTTTCGGCGGCACGCTGTACAATATGCCGAAGCCTTTACATGGTGTTGCGACAAGCATACACATCACAGACCCTGAGGAAAAATTATTTCAGAATTTCCCGTCCGATTCAAAAATTGGAAGATACCATTCCTGGGCGGTAGAGGATAAAACTTTACCCGAATCGTTAAAAATTACAGCTGTTGATCCTTCCGGTGTCATCATGGCATTATCGCATAAAGAATATGATGTGAGAGGAATGCAATTTCACCCGGAATCAATCTTGACCGACAATGGTAAAATCTTAATTGAAAACTGGTTAAAGGATTAA
- a CDS encoding anthranilate synthase component I family protein → MNYTFKTNHKNILADTTTPVSMYLRLRDTFPNSLLLESSEYHSRDNNISYICCQPIAGIILEGKTLNISLPDGQKISKNAEGLNLREEVSNFRKSFQSENAPEVNVISNGIFGYFTFDAVNYFEDIQLTTPPHPEKDIPTLQYHVYKFVIAIDHFRNQLHIFENLLDSESSELDRLQFLIQNKNFPEYTFQKKGAETSNMSDEDFKNLVLKMKEHIQRGDVFQIVPSRGFKTPFSGDEFNVYRALRSINPSPYLFYFDYGDFKLFGSSPEAQLTIKKDVASIYPIAGTFKRTGNMEQDEKIAEELKNDPKESAEHVMLVDLARNDLSRHCTQVEVKSYKEAQYYSHVIHLVSKVSGKLNPNANPFDVVGDTFPAGTLSGAPKHMALTLIDRYEGFQRSFYSGAIGYMGFNGDFNHAIMIRSFLSKQNNLHYQAGAGIVLDSDPEKELQEVNNKISALRRALELAETI, encoded by the coding sequence ATGAACTATACTTTTAAAACGAATCATAAAAACATCCTCGCAGATACGACAACACCTGTGAGCATGTACTTAAGACTTCGTGACACTTTCCCGAACAGCCTTTTGTTGGAAAGTTCAGAATACCATAGCCGCGACAACAACATCAGTTATATCTGTTGCCAGCCTATTGCTGGTATCATCCTGGAAGGCAAAACCCTGAACATTTCGCTTCCCGACGGACAAAAAATCAGCAAGAACGCTGAAGGACTTAATCTGCGGGAGGAAGTGTCCAACTTCAGAAAATCATTTCAATCGGAAAACGCCCCTGAAGTAAATGTCATTTCAAACGGTATTTTCGGCTATTTCACCTTCGACGCCGTCAACTATTTCGAAGACATCCAATTAACTACTCCCCCGCATCCTGAAAAAGATATCCCTACTCTTCAATACCATGTCTACAAATTTGTAATCGCTATAGACCACTTCAGGAATCAGTTACATATCTTCGAAAACCTCTTAGACAGCGAAAGCAGCGAGCTAGATCGTCTTCAATTTCTTATTCAAAACAAGAATTTCCCTGAATATACCTTCCAAAAGAAAGGGGCAGAAACGTCCAACATGAGCGACGAGGATTTCAAAAACCTTGTTTTGAAGATGAAAGAACATATTCAGCGTGGCGATGTATTCCAAATCGTTCCCTCGCGCGGATTTAAAACCCCATTCTCTGGTGATGAATTCAACGTATATCGCGCATTGCGCTCCATCAACCCCTCGCCTTACCTGTTCTATTTCGATTACGGCGATTTTAAGCTATTCGGATCATCTCCGGAAGCGCAATTGACCATCAAAAAAGATGTTGCGAGCATCTACCCTATCGCCGGAACGTTCAAGAGAACGGGAAATATGGAACAGGACGAGAAGATTGCGGAGGAGTTGAAGAACGACCCGAAAGAATCTGCCGAACATGTGATGTTGGTCGACTTGGCAAGAAATGACCTCAGTCGTCACTGCACGCAAGTGGAAGTCAAATCATATAAAGAAGCACAGTACTATTCCCATGTCATCCACCTGGTGTCCAAGGTAAGCGGCAAGTTAAATCCGAATGCAAATCCATTCGACGTCGTAGGCGATACTTTCCCTGCCGGCACGCTATCGGGCGCGCCAAAACATATGGCATTGACCTTGATCGATCGCTATGAGGGATTCCAACGCTCCTTCTACTCTGGAGCAATTGGCTATATGGGATTTAACGGCGATTTTAACCATGCCATCATGATCCGTTCGTTTTTGAGCAAGCAGAATAACCTGCACTACCAAGCCGGAGCGGGAATTGTATTGGATTCCGATCCCGAAAAAGAACTACAAGAAGTAAACAACAAAATATCGGCCCTTCGCAGAGCCTTAGAATTAGCGGAAACTATATAA
- the trmD gene encoding tRNA (guanosine(37)-N1)-methyltransferase TrmD has product MRFDIITVLPDLLQSPFAHSILQRAQKKGIAEIHVHNLRDYSENKQKSVDDYPYGGGSGMVMQIAPFAACIEKLQSERNYDEVIYMTPDGVTLNQDIANSLSTLENVIILCGHYKGIDQRIRDIYVTREISIGDYVLSGGELPAAILVDAIIRLIPGVLSDETSALSDSFQDGLLDAPIYTRPVEWRGHKVPDILLSGHEAKITAWRHEQQLQRTKERRPDLLND; this is encoded by the coding sequence ATGAGATTCGATATCATTACTGTTCTACCAGACTTACTACAAAGTCCGTTTGCCCATTCTATTTTGCAGAGAGCACAGAAAAAGGGCATTGCAGAAATTCATGTACACAACCTTCGCGATTACAGCGAAAACAAACAAAAATCTGTAGACGATTATCCTTATGGCGGTGGCTCGGGGATGGTAATGCAGATTGCGCCATTCGCCGCATGTATCGAAAAACTGCAATCTGAGCGTAATTACGATGAAGTTATCTACATGACTCCTGACGGTGTTACCTTAAATCAGGATATCGCAAACTCATTATCTACATTAGAAAACGTCATCATCCTGTGCGGACATTATAAAGGTATCGATCAACGCATCCGTGATATATATGTTACTCGGGAAATTTCCATTGGCGATTATGTACTATCGGGAGGCGAGTTGCCAGCCGCAATTCTCGTAGATGCCATCATCCGATTAATTCCGGGAGTTCTTTCTGATGAGACCTCTGCCCTATCCGACTCTTTTCAAGATGGTCTATTAGATGCTCCAATATATACTCGCCCGGTAGAGTGGCGGGGCCATAAGGTTCCAGACATCCTATTGAGTGGGCATGAAGCAAAAATCACAGCTTGGCGCCACGAACAACAGCTACAAAGAACAAAAGAAAGGCGTCCAGATTTGCTAAATGATTAA